In Candidatus Bathyarchaeia archaeon, the following are encoded in one genomic region:
- a CDS encoding Mrp/NBP35 family ATP-binding protein, producing MSAECDGKCESCSKKGECTDPRKERWEEQQRLKQRISRIKHKIAVISGKGGVGKSTVTVNLAMAFAMHGYANRVGILDADIHGPSIPKMLGLRGQRLQALAAGVIFPVVGPLGIKVVSMDFLLPSDESPVIWRGPLKMRAIQQFLSDITWGELDFLLVDLPPGTGDEPLSVVQLIPDMDGVVIVTIPSEVSQIVVKKAVTFARQLGAPVIGIIENMSGFTCPKCGAEINIFKTGGGRKIAEDLAVPFLGSIPIDPEICTDSDEGKPFIVGHPDSPASKAFTDIVKKIEHYLEQRKQLATPLKQVKREEAEK from the coding sequence ATGAGCGCAGAGTGTGACGGCAAATGTGAATCTTGTTCAAAGAAGGGTGAATGCACAGACCCGCGAAAGGAAAGGTGGGAGGAGCAGCAGAGGCTAAAGCAGAGAATAAGCAGGATTAAGCATAAAATAGCGGTTATAAGCGGCAAAGGCGGAGTTGGAAAAAGCACAGTAACTGTTAATCTTGCCATGGCTTTTGCAATGCACGGCTATGCAAACCGTGTAGGCATTCTAGACGCTGACATTCATGGTCCAAGCATCCCAAAAATGCTTGGCTTAAGGGGGCAGAGGCTTCAAGCCCTTGCTGCTGGAGTAATTTTCCCAGTTGTTGGGCCTTTGGGAATAAAGGTTGTTTCCATGGACTTTCTGCTTCCGAGTGACGAGTCGCCAGTGATTTGGCGTGGACCCTTAAAAATGAGGGCTATTCAACAGTTTTTGTCGGACATTACTTGGGGAGAGCTTGACTTCCTTCTTGTGGATCTGCCGCCAGGAACAGGTGACGAGCCGTTAAGCGTTGTGCAACTTATCCCGGACATGGACGGCGTGGTCATAGTCACTATACCATCAGAAGTTTCCCAGATCGTCGTGAAGAAGGCTGTGACATTCGCTAGGCAGTTGGGTGCTCCAGTGATTGGCATAATTGAAAACATGAGCGGTTTCACCTGCCCAAAATGCGGAGCAGAAATAAACATCTTCAAAACAGGAGGGGGAAGAAAAATAGCCGAGGACCTGGCGGTTCCATTTTTGGGAAGCATACCAATAGATCCAGAGATCTGCACAGACTCAGACGAAGGCAAACCCTTCATAGTTGGGCATCCGGACTCGCCAGCCTCAAAAGCATTTACAGATATTGTTAAGAAAATTGAACATTATCTGGAGCAGAGAAAGCAGCTGGCAACCCCGCTTAAACAGGTGAAGCGTGAGGAGGCTGAGAAATGA
- a CDS encoding Ni/Fe hydrogenase subunit alpha: MKEITISPITRLEGHGKISIFLDETGNVENAYFQVPELRGFEKFCEGRKAEDMPILTSRICGVCPVAHHLASTKALDAAFNVEPPSAAKKLRELMYCGYMIYDHTLHFYFLGAPDFVVGPDASPAERNIFGVIKKVGLDVGREVIKHRAYGQKITEMIGGKATHPVCGLPGGVSKPISEEERQQIEKMAESCVEFAKLSLKLFNEVVLKNKDYVDMILSDAYTLKTYYMGLVDENNKLNFYDGKVRVVDPEGREFVRFAPHEYLNVIEEHVEPWSYVKFPYLKKVGWKGFVGGSDSGIYRVGPLGRLNVADGMATSLAQEEYKRMFETLGEKPVHSTLGFHRARLIELLYAAERCLELSRDKEITSKDVRNKPGKPGEGVGIIEAARGTLIHHYVLDEEALVKDVNLIVATTNNSPAICISIRDAAKALIKGGKVSDGLLNRVEMAFRAYDPCLACATHYAIGQMPLQINIYNHEGKLLKTLER, translated from the coding sequence ATGAAAGAGATAACAATAAGCCCCATCACACGCCTTGAAGGGCATGGCAAAATATCCATTTTCCTTGATGAGACGGGAAATGTGGAGAACGCATATTTCCAAGTTCCAGAGCTGAGGGGTTTTGAGAAGTTTTGTGAGGGAAGAAAGGCTGAAGATATGCCTATTCTGACCAGTAGAATTTGTGGTGTCTGTCCTGTTGCGCATCACCTCGCATCTACAAAGGCTTTAGACGCCGCATTCAATGTTGAGCCGCCATCAGCGGCTAAAAAGCTTAGGGAGCTCATGTATTGTGGCTACATGATTTATGACCATACACTTCACTTCTACTTTTTAGGAGCGCCAGATTTTGTTGTTGGTCCAGACGCTTCGCCAGCCGAAAGGAACATTTTCGGAGTTATAAAGAAAGTAGGCTTAGATGTTGGAAGGGAGGTTATTAAACATAGGGCTTACGGGCAGAAAATAACGGAAATGATTGGAGGTAAGGCAACACACCCTGTTTGCGGGCTTCCAGGAGGAGTTTCTAAACCCATTTCAGAGGAGGAGCGCCAACAAATAGAGAAAATGGCTGAGTCATGCGTTGAATTCGCAAAACTTAGTTTGAAACTGTTTAATGAAGTTGTTCTAAAGAATAAGGATTACGTGGATATGATTTTGAGCGATGCCTACACTTTAAAGACTTATTATATGGGATTAGTTGACGAAAATAATAAGCTCAACTTTTATGATGGCAAAGTGCGGGTTGTTGATCCAGAAGGTAGAGAATTTGTAAGGTTTGCTCCACACGAATATTTGAATGTGATTGAGGAACACGTTGAGCCTTGGAGCTACGTCAAGTTTCCATACTTAAAGAAGGTGGGCTGGAAGGGGTTTGTTGGAGGATCAGACAGCGGCATTTACCGTGTTGGACCGCTTGGAAGGCTTAATGTGGCTGACGGCATGGCAACATCCCTAGCTCAAGAAGAATATAAGAGAATGTTTGAGACGCTTGGTGAAAAACCTGTCCATTCAACCCTTGGGTTTCACCGGGCTAGGTTGATAGAACTGTTATACGCGGCTGAAAGATGTTTGGAGCTGAGCAGAGACAAGGAAATTACAAGCAAAGATGTCCGAAACAAGCCTGGAAAACCTGGAGAAGGCGTTGGAATTATCGAGGCTGCAAGAGGCACCCTCATCCACCATTATGTTTTAGATGAAGAGGCCTTAGTTAAGGATGTTAATTTGATAGTAGCCACAACAAACAATAGCCCAGCAATATGCATTTCCATAAGAGATGCCGCCAAGGCCTTAATAAAAGGCGGGAAAGTAAGCGATGGACTATTAAACAGGGTGGAGATGGCTTTCAGAGCTTACGATCCCTGCCTTGCATGTGCAACCCACTATGCCATAGGGCAGATGCCCCTTCAAATAAACATTTACAATCATGAAGGAAAACTGTTAAAAACCCTTGAAAGGTGA
- a CDS encoding NifB/NifX family molybdenum-iron cluster-binding protein, with translation MKICVSASANSLDAPIDPRFGRCPYFVIVDSETMQFEAIPNVASGTMGGAGIQAAQTIASKGAKVLITGNVGPNAFQALSAAGIKIVTGAAGTVREVVEKYKRGELEGTSAPTVGGHFGMVAGRGRGWRQRRWEP, from the coding sequence ATGAAGATTTGTGTGTCTGCATCTGCAAATAGCCTAGATGCGCCTATAGATCCTAGGTTTGGCAGATGCCCATACTTTGTCATAGTTGATTCAGAGACTATGCAGTTTGAGGCTATTCCAAATGTGGCTTCTGGCACTATGGGCGGTGCTGGGATACAGGCAGCCCAAACCATAGCGAGCAAAGGAGCCAAAGTGCTTATAACTGGAAACGTTGGGCCCAACGCTTTTCAGGCTTTGTCGGCTGCAGGGATAAAAATTGTTACAGGTGCCGCTGGGACTGTGAGGGAAGTTGTTGAAAAATACAAGAGAGGAGAACTAGAAGGGACAAGTGCTCCAACTGTTGGAGGGCATTTCGGAATGGTGGCGGGTAGAGGGCGCGGCTGGAGGCAAAGGCGGTGGGAGCCATAG
- a CDS encoding NifB/NifX family molybdenum-iron cluster-binding protein, with protein sequence MKERIVIPAEDGNGLNARLSEHFGRASYFIVIELNEDGSISNVQAVSNESEHFGGTGRPPDRLLQFKPNAVITYGMGPRALSIFQEARVAVLKANADTVKEVVEAYRQDRLEELTEGCRHARHR encoded by the coding sequence GTGAAGGAAAGAATAGTTATTCCAGCTGAAGATGGAAATGGGCTTAACGCAAGGCTTTCGGAGCATTTTGGGAGAGCGTCATACTTCATTGTCATAGAGTTAAACGAAGACGGCAGCATTTCAAACGTCCAAGCAGTGTCCAACGAAAGTGAACATTTCGGCGGGACAGGACGTCCACCAGATCGCCTACTACAATTCAAACCTAACGCCGTAATCACTTATGGAATGGGACCACGAGCACTGAGCATTTTCCAAGAGGCTAGAGTGGCTGTGTTAAAGGCTAACGCGGACACTGTTAAAGAAGTTGTTGAGGCGTATAGGCAAGACAGACTAGAGGAACTTACAGAAGGCTGTCGTCACGCTCGCCATCGATAA
- a CDS encoding iron-sulfur cluster assembly scaffold protein, translating to MTKKLKEEELRLMAELGYPKKAIQLYADKVNLGALKKPDIVTTYLGPCGDFIELHLKIGKASIIKNGKFCYVGCPGSAMSVSAMIELAKGKTVDEAKKITEQDIINALGGLPTEKLDCAKLAMTTLRKAIAEYEKIRGRSEI from the coding sequence TTGACCAAGAAACTAAAGGAAGAAGAGCTGCGGTTGATGGCAGAACTAGGCTATCCCAAGAAAGCTATCCAATTGTATGCAGACAAAGTGAATTTAGGAGCGCTAAAGAAACCGGATATAGTCACAACATATCTTGGTCCATGTGGAGATTTTATAGAATTACATTTGAAGATTGGTAAAGCAAGCATCATAAAAAATGGCAAGTTTTGTTATGTAGGTTGTCCCGGCTCAGCCATGTCTGTATCTGCCATGATTGAACTCGCAAAGGGCAAGACTGTTGATGAGGCAAAGAAAATAACAGAGCAGGATATAATAAATGCGCTTGGAGGATTACCGACCGAAAAGCTTGACTGTGCAAAGCTAGCTATGACAACACTTCGAAAGGCAATAGCGGAATATGAAAAAATAAGGGGTCGTTCAGAAATTTGA
- a CDS encoding DUF1847 domain-containing protein has product MAIHPQCAKCPQAYCSRMPFEEIDKNLLPNFCPMKTSEKIIKSAIEKYAEDDVKKIYVPATITEKEAYEFVRGALMAVRPRIKEIIEFSKLVHAKKLGVAFCAGLQDEAARIVTILEKAGFAVASVRCKCGATDKTKLNVAKEYKIGDPLKFEAACNPIVQAKLLNTAGTDINIIVGLCVGHDMLFTTNSKAPVTTLIVKDRLLGHNPVIALYSDYHKDIIESQKRT; this is encoded by the coding sequence TTGGCTATTCACCCTCAATGTGCAAAGTGTCCACAAGCTTACTGCAGCCGCATGCCCTTCGAGGAAATCGACAAAAATTTGCTTCCAAATTTCTGCCCAATGAAAACAAGCGAGAAAATAATTAAGTCAGCAATTGAGAAGTATGCAGAAGACGACGTAAAGAAAATTTATGTTCCCGCCACCATCACAGAAAAGGAGGCTTATGAATTTGTTAGAGGCGCGTTGATGGCTGTGCGCCCCAGAATCAAGGAGATCATAGAGTTTAGCAAGCTTGTTCACGCCAAAAAGTTGGGAGTAGCCTTCTGCGCTGGATTGCAAGACGAAGCCGCTAGAATAGTCACCATTCTGGAAAAGGCAGGATTTGCCGTTGCGTCTGTTAGGTGTAAATGCGGCGCAACTGATAAGACAAAACTTAACGTGGCTAAAGAATACAAAATTGGCGATCCATTAAAATTTGAGGCTGCTTGCAACCCAATAGTCCAAGCCAAACTTCTGAATACAGCAGGAACAGACATCAACATCATCGTTGGCTTATGCGTGGGACACGACATGCTTTTCACCACGAACTCGAAAGCTCCAGTGACAACCCTAATTGTCAAAGATAGACTTTTAGGCCACAACCCAGTCATAGCGCTTTATAGCGACTACCATAAGGACATAATAGAATCGCAAAAAAGAACTTGA
- a CDS encoding ATP-binding protein, whose protein sequence is MIVSIASGKGGTGKTSVAVNLAVSIRNVQLLDCDVEEPNAHLLLHPKISHEKPVYTVIPNLNEELCDHCGKCANFCQYNAIFASSEKVLIFPELCHGCGGCILVCPKKALTEGKHKVGTLKRGFANNLELVYGELEVGEPMAVPLIREVKKCINKSRDVILDAPPGTSCPVIETVKDSDFCILVTEPTPFGLHDLKIAVQVLKDMKIPLGVVVNRAGIGDEKVYEYCKEENIPILLEIPYQRRIAELYSEGIPFSQEIPEWKEKFRMLFNEARRLVGK, encoded by the coding sequence ATGATTGTTTCCATTGCCAGCGGAAAAGGTGGAACAGGGAAAACATCGGTAGCCGTAAACCTTGCAGTTTCTATACGGAACGTTCAGCTTTTAGACTGCGATGTGGAAGAACCAAACGCTCATCTGCTCTTGCATCCCAAAATAAGCCATGAAAAACCAGTTTACACAGTAATCCCCAATTTAAACGAAGAATTATGCGATCACTGTGGAAAATGTGCAAATTTCTGCCAATACAACGCCATTTTCGCCAGCTCCGAAAAAGTTCTAATTTTTCCAGAGCTTTGCCACGGATGTGGCGGATGCATTCTTGTCTGCCCTAAAAAGGCTTTAACCGAAGGAAAACACAAAGTTGGGACATTAAAACGAGGTTTTGCCAACAATTTAGAGCTTGTTTACGGCGAGCTTGAAGTTGGCGAGCCCATGGCTGTTCCACTAATTAGAGAAGTTAAAAAATGCATTAACAAGAGCAGAGATGTTATTCTAGATGCGCCCCCTGGGACATCATGTCCAGTAATCGAAACTGTTAAAGACAGCGACTTCTGTATTCTCGTAACTGAACCCACACCTTTCGGTCTACATGACTTGAAAATAGCAGTTCAAGTTTTAAAGGATATGAAAATTCCATTGGGCGTTGTTGTTAACAGGGCTGGCATAGGCGACGAGAAAGTTTACGAATATTGCAAAGAGGAGAACATACCAATTCTACTTGAAATTCCTTATCAGAGGAGAATTGCTGAACTTTATTCGGAAGGAATTCCCTTCAGCCAAGAAATACCAGAATGGAAAGAAAAATTTAGAATGTTGTTTAATGAAGCAAGAAGGCTTGTTGGCAAATGA
- a CDS encoding ATP-binding protein, translating into MKQITVLSGKGGTGKTTITASFAVLAKRAVVADCDVDAPDLHMLLHPEIIETQEFKGSKLAVIDEAKCVKCGLCREKCRFDAVTQNFTVDPFSCEGCGVCSLVCPVNAVTLTNRISGHAYISKIKHGFMAHAMLSPGEANSGKLVTLVRQNAKVLAEKDKINLIIIDGPPGIGCPVIASVTGVDVGLVVTEPTTSGFHDLKRALKLLAHFGVLPFVCVNMYDINMDNTGKIERFCKENSIEVIGKVPFNSIVTEAMVNGKPIMEYSPRSDVAKEIEGIWEKLSTLILEKPLT; encoded by the coding sequence ATGAAACAAATCACAGTTCTAAGTGGCAAGGGTGGAACAGGCAAAACGACCATAACTGCCTCATTTGCGGTTTTGGCAAAAAGGGCTGTTGTGGCTGATTGTGATGTGGATGCTCCAGACCTGCACATGCTTTTGCATCCAGAAATCATTGAAACACAGGAATTCAAGGGCTCCAAATTGGCAGTTATTGATGAGGCAAAATGCGTAAAATGCGGTCTGTGCCGAGAAAAATGCAGATTTGACGCTGTAACGCAAAACTTCACCGTGGACCCATTTTCATGCGAAGGATGCGGCGTCTGTTCCCTTGTTTGTCCAGTTAACGCCGTAACATTGACGAATCGAATTTCTGGGCATGCTTACATCTCAAAGATAAAACATGGGTTTATGGCACATGCCATGCTTAGCCCAGGTGAAGCAAATTCGGGGAAACTTGTAACTTTGGTTAGACAGAATGCCAAAGTGTTAGCTGAAAAAGATAAAATCAACCTCATAATAATAGATGGTCCGCCTGGAATCGGTTGCCCAGTTATAGCTTCAGTCACAGGCGTGGATGTTGGTTTGGTTGTTACTGAGCCTACAACGTCCGGGTTTCACGATCTTAAAAGGGCATTGAAGTTGTTGGCGCATTTTGGTGTTCTGCCCTTTGTTTGCGTGAACATGTATGACATAAACATGGATAACACTGGGAAAATTGAGCGTTTTTGTAAAGAAAACAGCATAGAGGTTATTGGCAAGGTTCCCTTCAACTCCATAGTTACGGAAGCCATGGTAAACGGAAAGCCAATCATGGAATATTCTCCGAGAAGCGATGTTGCTAAAGAAATTGAAGGTATTTGGGAAAAGCTTTCCACATTAATATTGGAGAAGCCCTTAACATGA
- a CDS encoding ferritin family protein — protein sequence MLSKIPINLERISKETLDKEILRAGIIAELDAINLYEQMAAMTENAEIKRILLDIAKEEKTHVGESQALLLIKDKEQEKELEEGKKEVEELKR from the coding sequence TTGTTGTCAAAAATTCCGATAAACCTTGAAAGAATAAGCAAGGAAACCTTAGACAAAGAAATACTGAGAGCCGGAATTATTGCTGAACTGGATGCCATAAATCTCTATGAACAGATGGCAGCCATGACCGAAAATGCAGAGATCAAAAGAATTCTCTTGGACATAGCGAAGGAAGAGAAAACGCATGTAGGCGAGTCTCAAGCTTTGCTGTTGATAAAAGACAAAGAACAAGAAAAGGAGTTAGAAGAAGGCAAAAAAGAAGTTGAAGAGTTAAAGAGATAG
- a CDS encoding radical SAM protein, giving the protein MKFLDEENIAFGPVPSRRLGRSLGINNIPQKTCSYSCVYCQLGKTSHMLVNRQVFYKPEHILMRVKRKVNESVLRNERIDYLTFVPDGEPTLDVNIGKEISLLKHLEIPVAVITNASLLWQEKVREDLLAADLVSLKVDAVSQDLWKRINRPHKDLKLDTLLDGIKEFAKTFKGILVSETMLIDAVSYESELEKIAEFLGDLAKLDKAYVAIPTRPPTEKWVKPAREEIVNVAFQKFVGKLGSDKVEYLIGYEGDAFAFTGDVKADLLSITAVHPMRKEAIAEFLKKANADWKVVEKLLKENKLIELEYEGKKYYMRKLHSLPV; this is encoded by the coding sequence ATGAAGTTTCTTGATGAAGAGAACATAGCTTTCGGACCAGTTCCATCAAGGCGTCTAGGAAGAAGTTTGGGGATAAACAATATTCCACAAAAAACATGTTCTTACTCATGCGTCTACTGTCAATTAGGGAAAACCAGCCATATGCTTGTTAATAGGCAAGTCTTCTATAAACCGGAACACATTTTGATGAGAGTTAAAAGGAAAGTGAACGAATCTGTCTTGAGAAACGAAAGAATCGATTATCTAACTTTTGTGCCGGACGGAGAGCCTACGCTTGATGTTAACATAGGCAAAGAAATCTCACTCTTAAAGCATTTGGAGATTCCTGTAGCTGTTATAACGAACGCTTCTCTGCTTTGGCAAGAAAAAGTAAGAGAAGATTTGCTAGCTGCAGATCTTGTTTCATTAAAAGTCGACGCAGTCAGCCAAGACTTATGGAAGCGCATAAACAGGCCGCATAAAGACTTAAAATTGGACACGCTTTTAGATGGCATAAAGGAGTTTGCAAAAACTTTCAAAGGAATCCTTGTGAGCGAGACAATGCTTATTGATGCTGTAAGTTACGAAAGCGAATTGGAAAAGATAGCAGAGTTCTTAGGAGATCTGGCTAAACTGGACAAGGCTTACGTCGCTATACCAACGCGACCGCCTACGGAAAAGTGGGTTAAACCAGCGAGGGAGGAAATTGTAAATGTAGCTTTTCAAAAATTTGTTGGAAAGCTTGGAAGCGACAAGGTGGAATACTTAATAGGATATGAGGGAGACGCTTTCGCCTTCACGGGAGATGTTAAAGCAGATTTGCTGAGCATAACAGCTGTTCATCCCATGCGGAAAGAAGCGATAGCAGAATTTTTGAAGAAAGCAAACGCCGACTGGAAAGTTGTTGAGAAACTCCTGAAGGAAAATAAACTCATAGAGCTTGAATACGAAGGAAAGAAATATTACATGCGAAAACTTCACAGTTTGCCCGTGTAA
- a CDS encoding class I SAM-dependent methyltransferase — protein MRNLRAEMFNKKAADPKNKPNEIIEALGLQQGQKVADIGAGGGYFALRFAEAVGKDGRVFAVDTNPKFLEYIRHCAKRNGFENIETIFAAEDAPNLPDKSIDLIFMRNVCHHLTNRMEYFKKLKNALKSNGRIAIIEYSSSGGRFSFHRKFGHYVPKEIIMAEMEEAGYKLMNDLDFLLEQSFMIFSLADK, from the coding sequence ATGCGAAATCTTAGGGCAGAGATGTTTAACAAAAAGGCAGCTGATCCAAAAAATAAACCTAATGAGATAATAGAGGCCTTAGGGTTACAGCAAGGACAAAAGGTTGCTGATATTGGGGCTGGTGGTGGTTATTTTGCTCTGCGGTTTGCTGAGGCTGTTGGAAAAGATGGGCGAGTTTTTGCTGTGGATACAAATCCGAAATTTTTGGAATACATTAGGCATTGTGCGAAGAGAAATGGATTTGAGAATATTGAAACTATTTTTGCCGCTGAAGATGCTCCAAATTTACCTGATAAAAGCATAGATTTGATTTTTATGCGAAACGTATGCCATCATTTAACAAACAGGATGGAATACTTCAAGAAACTAAAAAATGCGCTTAAATCTAACGGAAGAATTGCCATAATCGAGTATAGTTCTAGCGGTGGACGTTTTAGCTTTCACAGAAAGTTTGGGCATTACGTCCCTAAAGAAATTATAATGGCTGAAATGGAAGAAGCTGGATATAAACTGATGAACGACTTGGATTTCTTGCTAGAACAATCCTTCATGATTTTTTCCTTAGCCGATAAATAG
- a CDS encoding CoA-binding protein, whose amino-acid sequence MNEELIKVFLDKRNVFAVVGASRDPRKYGYQVYKDLKSAGYKVYAVNPNAEEILGDKCYPSLEKLLVKPDVVDVVVPPKVTEYTVETCNKLRITKVWMQPGSESDKAIKFCEDNGIDVVYGVCVMIERAKHVATS is encoded by the coding sequence ATGAATGAAGAATTAATCAAAGTGTTTTTGGATAAGCGAAACGTTTTTGCTGTAGTTGGTGCAAGCCGTGATCCTCGAAAGTATGGTTATCAAGTATATAAAGATCTTAAGAGTGCTGGTTATAAAGTGTATGCCGTAAATCCTAACGCAGAGGAAATTCTAGGTGACAAGTGTTATCCAAGTTTGGAAAAGTTGCTAGTAAAACCTGATGTTGTTGATGTGGTGGTTCCTCCGAAAGTAACAGAGTATACTGTTGAAACTTGCAATAAACTTAGAATTACAAAAGTGTGGATGCAACCAGGCTCAGAATCAGATAAAGCAATCAAATTCTGTGAAGACAACGGTATTGATGTAGTGTATGGCGTTTGCGTAATGATTGAACGAGCAAAACATGTCGCAACCAGTTAA
- a CDS encoding VIT1/CCC1 transporter family protein, producing MLDKEAEKTILTAQKNEITEHHIYEKLAQSTKDSHNREVLKHISNDELKHYGFWKGYAHKDVNSDKLKVWKYFLISKIFGITFGIKLMEKGEEKAQATYEKISEFVPDAKGIVKDEDEHEKRLMELIDEERLRYVGSIVLGLNDALVELTGALAGFTLALQNTRLVAMTGLITGVAASLSMATSEYLSTKSEGNAKNPLKAATYTGIAYVLTVLFLISPYLLFTDAYACLGLTILAAIIVIFLFTFYISVAKGLPFKRRFLEMTLISLGIASITFIIGFFIKASLNIEV from the coding sequence ATGTTAGATAAAGAAGCTGAGAAGACGATATTGACTGCTCAAAAGAATGAAATCACAGAGCATCACATCTATGAAAAGTTGGCGCAGTCGACAAAAGACTCGCATAACAGGGAAGTTTTAAAACATATTTCAAACGATGAACTAAAACACTATGGTTTTTGGAAAGGATATGCCCATAAAGACGTGAATTCTGATAAGTTGAAAGTTTGGAAGTATTTTTTGATTTCAAAAATTTTCGGAATAACTTTTGGAATAAAGCTTATGGAAAAGGGCGAAGAGAAAGCTCAAGCAACTTATGAAAAAATATCTGAGTTTGTGCCCGATGCCAAAGGCATTGTAAAAGATGAGGATGAGCATGAAAAGCGACTCATGGAATTAATTGATGAAGAAAGGCTGAGATATGTGGGTTCTATAGTTTTAGGTTTGAATGATGCCCTTGTCGAGCTTACAGGAGCCCTTGCGGGATTCACACTTGCTCTTCAAAACACTCGTTTGGTCGCTATGACGGGTTTGATTACCGGGGTGGCAGCGTCGCTGTCGATGGCTACATCAGAATACCTATCCACAAAATCGGAAGGAAATGCCAAAAATCCTCTTAAGGCGGCAACATATACGGGCATTGCTTATGTTTTAACGGTTCTGTTTTTAATATCGCCTTATCTGCTTTTCACAGACGCATATGCTTGCCTAGGCTTGACAATACTGGCTGCAATTATCGTTATTTTCTTGTTCACCTTCTATATTTCGGTTGCAAAAGGTCTTCCATTCAAGAGGAGGTTTCTGGAAATGACGCTGATCAGCCTTGGGATAGCCAGCATAACCTTCATTATAGGATTTTTCATAAAAGCATCATTGAACATAGAAGTGTAG
- a CDS encoding NifB/NifX family molybdenum-iron cluster-binding protein — protein MGKKIAVPTKSYDGLEDVVSEVFGKAKTFTIVEVENGQIRNVQVIDNPGATYEYGSGPVAVKTLADLKVDFVLAVELGPGASGLLEHYHIRKVAVKPNIKVADAIKDFTRYLLNVEIR, from the coding sequence ATGGGAAAGAAGATAGCTGTTCCAACAAAAAGTTATGACGGTTTAGAAGATGTTGTATCGGAAGTTTTTGGCAAAGCTAAAACTTTCACTATAGTGGAAGTTGAAAATGGTCAAATTAGAAATGTGCAAGTAATCGATAATCCTGGTGCAACTTACGAGTATGGTTCTGGACCAGTTGCCGTGAAAACGCTTGCAGACCTAAAGGTAGATTTTGTATTAGCCGTAGAGCTTGGTCCAGGCGCTTCTGGATTGCTTGAGCACTATCATATAAGGAAGGTTGCAGTAAAACCCAACATAAAAGTTGCAGATGCTATAAAAGATTTTACGAGATATCTTTTAAATGTAGAAATTAGGTAA
- a CDS encoding DUF134 domain-containing protein — MWRQRRRYGRRGRFPKPVMLGIMPPINGFTPNPPRGLEPIFLEPAELEAFRLVDLEGLSQEEAGQKMGVSRGTVWRLVQRARRKTAQALSEGRPLYIVPHGSESNSQQ, encoded by the coding sequence ATGTGGCGACAAAGACGTAGATACGGCAGGAGAGGAAGATTTCCCAAACCTGTTATGTTAGGAATTATGCCGCCGATAAACGGTTTTACACCAAACCCACCACGCGGCTTAGAACCCATATTTCTGGAACCAGCGGAACTTGAAGCTTTTAGGCTGGTCGATTTAGAGGGGCTATCCCAAGAAGAAGCGGGACAAAAAATGGGGGTTTCAAGAGGAACAGTCTGGCGCCTCGTCCAAAGAGCAAGAAGAAAAACAGCCCAAGCCCTAAGCGAAGGAAGACCCCTATACATCGTTCCACATGGTTCCGAGAGCAATTCTCAACAGTAA